The Primulina huaijiensis isolate GDHJ02 chromosome 12, ASM1229523v2, whole genome shotgun sequence genome has a window encoding:
- the LOC140989185 gene encoding protein ENHANCED DISEASE RESISTANCE 2-like yields MSNPKVVYEGWMVRYGRRKIGRSYIHMRYFVLESLLLAYYKKKPQDNVVPIKTLLIDGNCRVEDRGLKTHHGHMVYVLSVYNKKEKYHRMTMAAFNIQEALIWKEKIESVIDQHQESQATNGNKYYSFEYKSGMDNGRNASSSDHESHAVEDEDDSHSHMLRRTTIGNGPPESVFDWTKELDSDLVNQNSSNQAFSRKYWRLLQCQNGLRIFEELLEVDFLPKSCSRAMKSVGVVEATCEEIFELVMSMDATRCEWDCSFQYGSLVEEVDGHTAILYHRLQLDWFPMFLWPRDLCYVRYWRRNDDGSYVVLFRSREHENCGRQPGFVRANIESGGFNISPMKPRNGRPRTQVQHLIQIDLKGWGVGYVLSFQQHCLLQMLNSVAGLREYFSQTDERSAAPRIPVMVNMSLVSSSSKKSQKSSSVRRSPSLEQIHAAHKNAVLMDETSDEDEDLQGNDQEVLPSAVEAEDRRTAYEEEPQNQIDLSIFSGNLLRNNNEKARDCWTLSDGNNFRVRSKTFCYDKSKIPAGKHLMDLVAVDWFKDTKRMDHVARCHGCAAQIASDKGHFSIVFNLQVPGSTHYSMVFYFVTKELVPGSLLQRFVDGDDEFRNSRLKLIPSVPKGSWIVRQSVGSTPCLLGKAVDCNYIRGPKYLEIDVDIGSSTVANGVLGLVTGVITTLVVDMAFLVQANTTDELPEKLIGAIRVSHIELSSAIVPKLETDTSDSVK; encoded by the exons ATGTCAAATCCGAAGGTGGTGTATGAAGGATGGATGGTGAGATATGGACGCAGGAAGATTGGGAGATCATACATTCACATGCGATATTTTGTTCTTGAGTCTCTCTTGTTGGCTTATTATAAGAAGAAACCCCAAGATAATGTG GTTCCAATCAAAACCCTTCTGATAGATGGCAATTGCAGAGTGGAAGACCGGGGTTTGAAGACCCATCATGGACAT ATGGTCTACGTGTTGTCTGTTTACAACAAGAAAGAGAAGTACCACCGAATGACG ATGGCAGCTTTCAATATTCAGGAGGCACtcatttggaaagaaaaaatcgAATCTGTTATTGATCAG CATCAAGAATCCCAGGCCACTAATGGCAACAAATATTATtcttttgaatataaatctgGGATGGATAATGGGAGAAATGCTTCATCATCTGATCACGAGAGTCA CGCCGTCGAAGATGAAGACGATTCTCATTCACATATGTTGCGAAGAACAACGATAGGAAATG GCCCCCCTGAGTCAGTTTTTGACTGGACGAAGGAGTTAGATTCTGACTTAGTGAATCAAAATTCAAGCAATCaagcattttctagaaaatattGGCGTCTTCTTCAGTGCCAAAATG GTCTTCGGATTTTTGAAGAGCTTCTTGAAGTGGATTTCCTT CCAAAGAGTTGTAGTAGAGCAATGAAATCTGTTGGGGTAGTGGAGGCTACGTGTGAGGAAATATTTGAGCTAGTGATGAGTATGGATGCAACACGATGCGA GTGGGATTGCAGTTTCCAGTATGGTAGCTTAGTTGAAGAAGTAGATGGACATACTGCCATATTATACCACAGGCTTCAATTAGACTGGTTTCCTAT GTTTTTATGGCCTCGTGATCTCTGCTATGTACGCTACTGGCGTCGAAACGACGATGGGAGTTATG TTGTGTTATTCCGTTCCAGGGAGCATGAGAATTGTGGTCGACAACCGGGATTTGTGCGCGCTAATATTGAGA GTGGAGGATTTAATATTTCACCTATGAAACCACGTAATGGGAGACCCAGAACACAAGTTCAGCATCTTATTCAGATTGATCTAAAAGGATGGGGAGTGGGATATGTTTTATCATTTCAGCAGCACTGTCTTCTTCAGATGTTAAATAGTGTTGCTG GATTGCGAGAATACTTTTCTCAAACTGATGAAAGGAGTGCAGCTCCAAGAATTCCTGTTATGGTCAACATGTCTTTGGTTTCCAGTTCTTCGAAGAAGAGCCAAAAATCGTCTTCTGTTCGCCGCAGTCCTTCTCTTGAACAAATACATGCAGCACATAAAAATGCTGTATTGATGGATGAAACCTCTGATGAAGATGAAGATTTGCAGGGAAATGATCAGGAG GTTTTGCCATCTGCCGTTGAGGCTGAAGATAGAAGAACTG CATATGAAGAAGAACCTCAAAACCAAATAGATCTATCTATTTTCTCTGGTAATCTTCTTCGTAATAATAATGAGAAGGCCCGGGACTGCTGGACATTATCTGATGGAAACAACTTCAGAGTTCGTAGTAAGACTTTTTGCTATGACAAATCAAAG ATTCCTGCAGGTAAGCATCTTATGGATCTTGTTGCTGTCGACTGGTTCAAAGATACCAAACGGATGGATCATGTTGCCAGATGCCATGGTTGTGCAGCACAA ATTGCGTCAGATAAAGGACATTTCTCTATTGTTTTCAATCTGCAA GTACCTGGATCAACCCACTATAGCAtggttttttattttgtcaCTAAAGAATTAGTACCAGGATCTCTCTTGCAGCGGTTTGTCGATGGGGATGATGAGTTCCGCAATAGCAGACTGAAACTTATTCCATCAGTACCCAAG GGCTCTTGGATTGTACGCCAGAGCGTTGGAAGCACCCCATGTTTACTTGGAAAAGCTGTCGATTGCAACTATATCCGTGGTCCCAAGTACTTGGAA ATTGATGTTGATATCGGTTCTTCCACTGTGGCAAATGGGGTCCTTGGGCTTGTAACCGGTGTGATTACAACACTCGTTGTTGACATGGCTTTTCTTGTTCAG GCTAACACCACAGATGAGTTGCCCGAGAAGCTAATAGGTGCCATCCGAGTTTCTCACATAGAATTATCCTCTGCCATTGTTCCGAAACTTGAAACAGATACCTCAGATTCGGTTAAATGA
- the LOC140989619 gene encoding uncharacterized protein isoform X2, with protein sequence MVDMSSKSTSLKDYLKKYTSNDDAEKKKKTKKVKNGKPVSEGVLIVDEDPTWQRPVKLNEEEDSADEDKPQVDEDIEVKHMKRLEQLRSSRPFGAISEDGSGWVSVSQNSKNLEIENQNSDIYPPPKRRPRNDTPSPKPNQQPVSVSDVDLSPPRQPRKHLHSASPEAKKMHVSRGQRAHYGSPSPEPYNEASDPNKVVSDLSPPRRQRDKFKASPEPRRKSSHTGDMDSDVSPPRRAPRGSGYRDDSHASSATDLSLPRKVKNGKTDFMHISTSKSIFKTGDDTVNLASSVSDLSPPRKRRKESPLLIDRSKTGLVSGVDIKEEIDRKKKEDLLRFKEMDPSVSGRNAEAVYRNKSTGERMSKEEFLKSQKDKKKKEEKPKFRGISYSWIIKNSAPVLLLNSFLLNSFHSPSCFLIS encoded by the exons ATGGTTGATATGTCTTCAAAGTCGACGTCACTTAAAGACTACCTTAAGAAATACACTAGCAACGATGAtgcagaaaagaaaaagaagacgaAGAAGGTAAAAAACGGTAAACCTGTTTCTGAAGGTGTTCTTATTGTGGATGAAGATCCCACCTGGCAAAGGCCAGTGAAACTCAATGAAGAAGAAGATTCAGCAG ATGAAGATAAGCCTCAGGTTGATGAAGATATTGAAGTTAAGCATATGAAACGACTGGAGCAACTCAGATCCAGTCGTCCTTTTGGGGCCATTTCTGAGGATGGAAGTGGTTGGGTTTCTGTATCTCAGAATTCTAAAAATTTGGAGATAGAAAACCAGAATTCTGATATTTATCCTCCTCCCAAAAGAAGGCCTCGAAATGACACTCCATCACCTAAACCTAATCAACAGCCTGTCAGTGTGTCAGATGTCGATTTATCTCCACCTCGGCAGCCGCGCAAGCATTTACATAGTGCTTCTCCAGAAGCCAAAAAAATGCATGTCTCAAGGGGCCAGAGAGCCCATTATGGTTCACCTTCACCTGAGCCTTATAATGAAGCTTCAGATCCCAATAAAGTAGTTTCAGACTTGTCACCGCCTCGCAGGCAAAGGGATAAGTTTAAGGCATCTCCTGAGCCTAGAAGAAAGTCTTCACATACTGGGGACATGGATTCAGATGTTTCTCCTCCTCGTCGTGCTCCTCGTGGCTCTGGATATCGAGATGACTCCCATGCTTCTTCAGCGACAGATCTTTCGCTTCCAAGAAAGGTCAAGAATGGTAAAACAGATTTCATGCATATCTCTACTAGTAAGTCAATATTCAAAACGGGTGATGACACTGTAAATTTAGCTTCTTCAGTTTCTGATCTTTCTCCCCCAAGAAAGAGACGTAAAGAATCACCTCTTTTGATTGATCGTTCAAAGACTGGTTTAGTGTCTGGTGTGgatatcaaagaagaaattgataGAAAGAAAAAGGAAGATTTGCTAAG ATTCAAAGAAATGGATCCTTCTGTTAGCGGCCGAAATGCTGAAGCTGTATACCGAAACAAATCTACAG GCGAACGCATGTCAAAGGAGGAGTTTTTAAAATCTCAGAAGgataaaaagaagaaagaagagaagCCTAAG TTCCGGGGCATTAGTTACTCGTGGATAATCAAGAATTCTGCACCAGTGCTGTTGCTTAATTCATTTCTACTCAATTCATTTCATTCCCCTTCCTGTTTTCTGATTTCCTAA
- the LOC140989619 gene encoding uncharacterized protein isoform X3 — translation MVDMSSKSTSLKDYLKKYTSNDDAEKKKKTKKVKNGKPVSEGVLIVDEDPTWQRPVKLNEEEDSADEDKPQVDEDIEVKHMKRLEQLRSSRPFGAISEDGSGWVSVSQNSKNLEIENQNSDIYPPPKRRPRNDTPSPKPNQQPVSVSDVDLSPPRQPRKHLHSASPEAKKMHVSRGQRAHYGSPSPEPYNEASDPNKVVSDLSPPRRQRDKFKASPEPRRKSSHTGDMDSDVSPPRRAPRGSGYRDDSHASSATDLSLPRKVKNGKTDFMHISTSKSIFKTGDDTVNLASSVSDLSPPRKRRKESPLLIDRSKTGLVSGVDIKEEIDRKKKEDLLRFKEMDPSVSGRNAEAVYRNKSTGERMSKEEFLKSQKDKKKKEEKPKHYQEDCTGNYLNVK, via the exons ATGGTTGATATGTCTTCAAAGTCGACGTCACTTAAAGACTACCTTAAGAAATACACTAGCAACGATGAtgcagaaaagaaaaagaagacgaAGAAGGTAAAAAACGGTAAACCTGTTTCTGAAGGTGTTCTTATTGTGGATGAAGATCCCACCTGGCAAAGGCCAGTGAAACTCAATGAAGAAGAAGATTCAGCAG ATGAAGATAAGCCTCAGGTTGATGAAGATATTGAAGTTAAGCATATGAAACGACTGGAGCAACTCAGATCCAGTCGTCCTTTTGGGGCCATTTCTGAGGATGGAAGTGGTTGGGTTTCTGTATCTCAGAATTCTAAAAATTTGGAGATAGAAAACCAGAATTCTGATATTTATCCTCCTCCCAAAAGAAGGCCTCGAAATGACACTCCATCACCTAAACCTAATCAACAGCCTGTCAGTGTGTCAGATGTCGATTTATCTCCACCTCGGCAGCCGCGCAAGCATTTACATAGTGCTTCTCCAGAAGCCAAAAAAATGCATGTCTCAAGGGGCCAGAGAGCCCATTATGGTTCACCTTCACCTGAGCCTTATAATGAAGCTTCAGATCCCAATAAAGTAGTTTCAGACTTGTCACCGCCTCGCAGGCAAAGGGATAAGTTTAAGGCATCTCCTGAGCCTAGAAGAAAGTCTTCACATACTGGGGACATGGATTCAGATGTTTCTCCTCCTCGTCGTGCTCCTCGTGGCTCTGGATATCGAGATGACTCCCATGCTTCTTCAGCGACAGATCTTTCGCTTCCAAGAAAGGTCAAGAATGGTAAAACAGATTTCATGCATATCTCTACTAGTAAGTCAATATTCAAAACGGGTGATGACACTGTAAATTTAGCTTCTTCAGTTTCTGATCTTTCTCCCCCAAGAAAGAGACGTAAAGAATCACCTCTTTTGATTGATCGTTCAAAGACTGGTTTAGTGTCTGGTGTGgatatcaaagaagaaattgataGAAAGAAAAAGGAAGATTTGCTAAG ATTCAAAGAAATGGATCCTTCTGTTAGCGGCCGAAATGCTGAAGCTGTATACCGAAACAAATCTACAG GCGAACGCATGTCAAAGGAGGAGTTTTTAAAATCTCAGAAGgataaaaagaagaaagaagagaagCCTAAG CATTATCAAGAGGATTGTACCGGAAATTATCTAAATGTTAAATGA